In the Flavobacterium pallidum genome, one interval contains:
- a CDS encoding WapI family immunity protein, translated as MTTYFEISANGSYIRIEIIEYSYQSSETYWDGNWVNSNVSVKAGAFSGSFNACLMTIDFENFKNELVKLYEKLNGIAVFQTIESQVGIKIIGDGIGNLNAECIVLDNAGYGNILEFEINFDQSHIPKILNQLDKITVEFPIVGKTK; from the coding sequence ATGACCACATATTTTGAAATTTCTGCAAACGGAAGTTATATCAGAATTGAGATAATTGAATACAGTTATCAATCTTCAGAAACATATTGGGATGGAAATTGGGTAAACTCCAATGTTTCGGTAAAAGCCGGCGCATTTTCTGGAAGCTTTAACGCTTGCCTAATGACTATAGATTTTGAAAATTTTAAAAATGAGTTGGTAAAACTGTACGAAAAATTAAATGGAATTGCAGTTTTTCAGACAATTGAAAGTCAGGTTGGAATCAAAATTATTGGCGATGGAATTGGTAATCTTAATGCCGAATGTATTGTGCTTGATAATGCAGGCTATGGAAATATATTAGAATTTGAAATAAATTTTGATCAATCACACATACCTAAGATATTAAATCAATTAGACAAAATTACTGTTGAATTTCCAATTGTCGGAAAAACAAAATAA